From Rhodohalobacter mucosus:
TCCAGATGTTGCAGGCTCCGGAATCTGCTATCCGGGTGTCGTGAGTAGCCAGGGGATATCCTGAAAGAATGGATGTAGCAACTATCAGACGATCGGCGGGGTCGGTGTGAAAAGAGTCGGGAAGCTCTCGTTGTGCAATGACAACATCCGTATCGGCAATGAGAAGAGTTGCGGCACGGGTTGCAAGGGCAGCGCGGATCCATTCTGAAAAACCGGGATTAAGAGTGATCCGTCCTTTTCGTTCCAGCATTTCCGCTTCCCAGACGGACACCCATG
This genomic window contains:
- a CDS encoding type II toxin-antitoxin system VapC family toxin encodes the protein MILLDTHIWLWWLLGDVNLSEKERKVIDQKASTGELAISWVSVWEAEMLERKGRITLNPGFSEWIRAALATRAATLLIADTDVVIAQRELPDSFHTDPADRLIVATSILSGYPLATHDTRIADSGACNIWKP